One window of the Desulfobaculum xiamenense genome contains the following:
- a CDS encoding TetR/AcrR family transcriptional regulator, with the protein MTAKKRAILKAATALFATQGYDATPVAQIAREAGTSEGAIFQHFKSKSNLLLSIFRGVRERFFTDMDTMLRFEPDESGLETTMRLVKAYCRFYETREVEFDFVHRNNPYTMPAVGDPCREEIQRIHDRMAEYLRIALTLGIRDGSIRPINVDQTTLIVLGTITGAVRMRLFEDIHLTEIEEQVLVFTHNALTAQEHTA; encoded by the coding sequence ATGACCGCGAAAAAACGTGCCATACTGAAAGCCGCGACCGCCCTTTTCGCCACGCAGGGCTACGACGCGACACCCGTGGCCCAGATCGCCCGCGAAGCGGGAACGTCTGAGGGCGCGATCTTCCAGCATTTCAAGAGCAAGTCCAACCTGCTCCTGTCCATATTCCGAGGCGTGCGTGAAAGATTCTTCACGGACATGGATACGATGTTGCGCTTCGAGCCGGACGAAAGCGGACTCGAAACGACCATGCGGCTCGTCAAGGCATACTGCCGTTTCTACGAAACCCGCGAGGTGGAGTTCGACTTCGTCCACCGCAACAATCCCTACACCATGCCCGCCGTGGGCGATCCCTGCCGCGAGGAAATCCAGCGCATACACGACCGTATGGCCGAATACCTGCGCATAGCCCTGACGCTTGGCATACGCGACGGCAGCATCCGCCCCATCAACGTGGACCAGACGACGCTCATCGTCCTTGGCACCATTACCGGAGCGGTGCGCATGCGCCTGTTCGAGGACATCCATCTCACCGAAATCGAAGAACAGGTGCTCGTCTTCACCCACAATGCGCTGACCGCACAGGAGCACACGGCCTAG
- a CDS encoding chemotaxis protein CheX, producing the protein MSIQDDARIVKPFLAAVSSVISTMAMIQVTPGKPFIKRDTTANGDVTGIISMSGARNGTISVTFTEPCVLAIVSSMLGEEITEMGQDIRDAVGEITNMISGQARKGLAEIGMTFEGGIPTVIMGTNHTITHISKEPILAIPFGTEHGDFTVEVSLE; encoded by the coding sequence ATGAGCATCCAGGACGACGCAAGGATCGTTAAACCATTTCTGGCCGCCGTTTCGAGCGTCATCTCCACCATGGCCATGATTCAGGTCACCCCCGGCAAGCCGTTCATCAAGCGCGACACCACGGCCAACGGCGACGTGACCGGAATCATCAGCATGTCCGGGGCACGCAACGGAACCATCTCCGTCACGTTCACCGAGCCCTGCGTTCTGGCCATCGTCAGCAGCATGCTCGGCGAGGAAATCACCGAGATGGGGCAGGACATCCGCGACGCCGTGGGCGAAATCACCAACATGATCTCCGGGCAGGCCCGCAAGGGACTTGCCGAAATCGGCATGACCTTCGAAGGCGGCATCCCGACCGTCATCATGGGCACCAACCACACCATCACCCACATTTCCAAGGAACCGATTCTGGCAATCCCCTTCGGCACCGAGCACGGGGATTTCACAGTGGAAGTCTCCCTCGAATAG